A part of Chitinivibrionales bacterium genomic DNA contains:
- the tnpB gene encoding IS66 family insertion sequence element accessory protein TnpB → MFLDLSKVQLFVKPGATDMRKQSAGLAAVVQEEMELDPFQKALFIFCNRKRTLMKAIYWDRNGFCLWQKRLEQDTFPWPAEAHEVHRISGQQWRLLLDGLNIWKAHRELEYTKVS, encoded by the coding sequence ATGTTCCTTGACCTGTCAAAGGTACAGCTGTTCGTAAAGCCCGGAGCCACAGATATGAGAAAACAATCAGCCGGACTTGCGGCGGTAGTACAGGAAGAGATGGAACTTGATCCGTTTCAAAAAGCACTGTTCATATTCTGCAACCGAAAACGCACCTTAATGAAGGCAATCTATTGGGATCGTAACGGATTTTGTCTCTGGCAGAAGCGCCTCGAGCAGGACACATTTCCCTGGCCTGCGGAGGCACATGAGGTGCACCGGATAAGCGGACAGCAGTGGCGACTACTGCTGGACGGACTGAATATTTGGAAAGCCCATCGTGAACTCGAGTACACAAAGGTCAGTTAA